The window tcacattatattatatagGGTATATATCACATTATATGTGgtacattttttaatatttaatatttttttattttttattatttttagtatttttattttattttttattttttaatatttttttacttatttaaattgtttttactattttcttgattataaactaattcattaaaatatgtaTTTCTTATtagaacataatatatatataccttacaaatataaaaatatatttacaaaagTTCTCGATCCTTATTATAGAATCTCATGCCATTGTTTCTCTTAAAAACACTATTAGATTATAACCTGTATTGTTGATGCCAATTGTTATTCagacaatgaaaataaaaactctaaaaaaccaagaaaaataattttgaaaataacaTGTTTAAACAATAAATTGACACATATATGTAAACAGACGTCTAAGCAATATGATGTTAAACGAATAAATCATCTTAATTTCTCTTTCAGAATCATGATTTCAGGCCATTTTTAGCAGTAGTTGTCTTAAGCATCAAGACGACGAAGATTGAAACATACCAACAAACAACTTTACAAAACTATTAGATGTTATAACTGTTATAACAAATATTGGCAAGCAAATCTAAATCTAGACCTAATTAGAGAAAATAAGTCATTACCCATTTTGATGGATCATAATTGAATTGCATCCTACTAGCTTAAAATCTAGTCTGGGTCAAATCATTTCTACTTTAATCTAATTCTCTTGATATTACTTGCTAAAAACAATTTGATCACCGTCTCTAATTACTTCTATACAGTCAATTTCAGCAccattatcattttcaattttagatGGGTAAAACCTAAACTTTTTTGCGGCTATATCAAGTAGCTCTTCCAATTTTTTTGGTAATACAATTACCACTTTTTTGAATCTTCCATCCTCTTGTACACAACAAATCGTGACTCTAGCAGTATGTTGTTGATGTaaatcatcatttttctcaaaATCTTTCGCATCAATAGAGGGGAATGACTCGATCTGACCCCTTTGAGCAGCGGAAATGACTCCAAAAATTGAATTTCTGAAATGATTAGCCTTCCTTCTGGGTTTGATTCTTGATCCTACTGACCCATCTTCAGACATGTTAACATCATCTTGTGTTCTATGATACAAATTTGGTTCACTAGTGAACCTCGTTACTCTATATTTTAGCTCTTCAGGAACTTGCAACACTGTCTGAGGCTTAGGCCCTCCCTTAGCTTGAAGGAGTGCAATAATATCTTCATGACCCTGCTGCTCTGCAAGGGCACGTGGAGTCCATCCTTTCATATCAGGCATGTCAACGTTGGCCCCTTGATCGAGAAGATATTCGACAAACTTTACATTTCCCTCACTAACTGCAACGTGCAAGGCTGTGCCACCATTGTGGATAGGGATAGAAAACTCCGCATTAGAAAGGACAGTTGAGATAGAAGTAGAGAGATTTACATCAACACCATAATGGACTATCTTTTTGAGGAGGTCAAAGTCATTTTTCCGAACTGCTATACAAGCATACAGGCCAACATCACCAGCATGAATGTTGGCACCATGCTCTAGCAACAGTTTAACAACCGCGTCATGACCACCCTGCATCGCTTCCCACAACGGTATGTTGCCTTCTTGATCTATGTTCACGTATCAAACAAGAAAATATGTAAGTGGTAGATCCATGTTCACGATTTGACAAACTTAAAAGAATGCGGACCAAGTTTAGCATTCTGCTCCAGTCCAAGCAGAAGCCTTATTGAAGCCCTTCTATTTTTCCACTTCCTTCAACATtacatattaaagattaaacttCAATCTTATATATTTGCTAAAACCTAACAAAAATTAACTATGCTGTCAGTTTAAGTATACTTTCGGCTTtgatttttataagtttttggAAGTTAGTGTTGAGGTTTTGTTGATATTAAAAATGTCTTGTTGAGGTTTCAGGTCAAGTCGATTGTTGTGCTAAGGTTACAAAGAGCGGACGAATATACTTGGACGATTCAAGGACAATTAATTCTTTTGCTATTTCACTACAACTTTAATTAGGTATAGTGATGTACCTCGACAGTTTGGATCAGCCCCATAATCAAGTAGGTAATGCACACATTTTTCACTCCCATTTGATGCTGCAATGTGCTGACATTGTAAGATCATGAAATGTTaacaaacaatttaaaaattactCGGATCAAAGAAAACAAGTACACTTTGCATGTTGTGAATAACTTTGATAATCATAgttaaaacaagtaaaacataCGAGAGCCGTCCTTCCATTGTGTTCCGATTCATTAGGATCAACTCCACGTTTCAGCAAGCGGTGCATCAAGATATCATCCCCATTTACAGCAGCAAAACATAAACTAAGCGGTAAATCAAGTCTACCATTACTTATCATTTTCTCTACTTCTGCTAAACTCTCCTTTGTTATGTCGTTTTTCTCTTCTTTCAGATACTTCGCATGGAAAAATAATGTAGTTCAAGAAAACAGTACATAAGTAATAGAAGTATGATCTTAGGAATCAAACAAATCTGTAAAAACTCTAtcttatcatataaaaataccttaaaaagattattcatgattatcTTCCCATCTCCGACATTTGATTGTACGATATTTAAGAAACTTGTACGATTAATCCGCAGCAACTGGCAAATCCTTTTTGTTCGCACAGTAAATAGTTGAGGCCTATAACAAAGCACAGCCACTTCACCGCAAAGATGGCCTTTTTCAGCCACTCCAACAACCTAAAATGTCCAAAATTAGAACACAAtatattcatttattttgtaGTCTTGTAAAATATGATTATCCAAATCATCTAGCTTGTGCAGTTAAACTTGCCTTTTCTAATTGATTATGGG of the Amaranthus tricolor cultivar Red isolate AtriRed21 chromosome 6, ASM2621246v1, whole genome shotgun sequence genome contains:
- the LOC130814875 gene encoding potassium channel AKT1-like isoform X2; protein product: MPVSVIDNIVNAFFFLDIILSLFVAYLDKKTYILVDDPKKIARKYALSFRMVFDIISIIPSEAIQKIFPASRRAYGVFNMFRLWRLRRVSRLFSRMEKDRNFNYYGVRCIKLVFVTLFAVHCAGCFYYHIAAHYHNKKDTWIGSTVDDFLQYSIWTRYVMSVYWAITTMSTVGYGDLHPVNEYEMLFDIFYMLFNLGLTSYLIGNMTNLVVHGSSRTRKYRDSIQAASSFAQRHQLPVRLQEQMLAHICLKYRTDSEGLQQQEILDSLPKAIRSGISNHLFYTLVHQVYLFQDVSDDLLFQLVSEMKAEFYSPNEDVILQNEAPTDFYLIVNGSVDLIQSHNQLEKVVGVAEKGHLCGEVAVLCYRPQLFTVRTKRICQLLRINRTSFLNIVQSNVGDGKIIMNNLFKYLKEEKNDITKESLAEVEKMISNGRLDLPLSLCFAAVNGDDILMHRLLKRGVDPNESEHNGRTALHIAASNGSEKCVHYLLDYGADPNCRDQEGNIPLWEAMQGGHDAVVKLLLEHGANIHAGDVGLYACIAVRKNDFDLLKKIVHYGVDVNLSTSISTVLSNAEFSIPIHNGGTALHVAVSEGNVKFVEYLLDQGANVDMPDMKGWTPRALAEQQGHEDIIALLQAKGGPKPQTVLQVPEELKYRVTRFTSEPNLYHRTQDDVNMSEDGSVGSRIKPRRKANHFRNSIFGVISAAQRGQIESFPSIDAKDFEKNDDLHQQHTARVTICCVQEDGRFKKVVIVLPKKLEELLDIAAKKFRFYPSKIENDNGAEIDCIEVIRDGDQIVFSK
- the LOC130814875 gene encoding potassium channel AKT1-like isoform X1, producing the protein MIGSFGSNFLFRGLNCGINEIEIAEQEASSRAGYDLTAEILPALGARSYRLVPLRRFVISPFDRRYRIWEVFLVVLVLYTAWISPFEFGFLDKPRMPVSVIDNIVNAFFFLDIILSLFVAYLDKKTYILVDDPKKIARKYALSFRMVFDIISIIPSEAIQKIFPASRRAYGVFNMFRLWRLRRVSRLFSRMEKDRNFNYYGVRCIKLVFVTLFAVHCAGCFYYHIAAHYHNKKDTWIGSTVDDFLQYSIWTRYVMSVYWAITTMSTVGYGDLHPVNEYEMLFDIFYMLFNLGLTSYLIGNMTNLVVHGSSRTRKYRDSIQAASSFAQRHQLPVRLQEQMLAHICLKYRTDSEGLQQQEILDSLPKAIRSGISNHLFYTLVHQVYLFQDVSDDLLFQLVSEMKAEFYSPNEDVILQNEAPTDFYLIVNGSVDLIQSHNQLEKVVGVAEKGHLCGEVAVLCYRPQLFTVRTKRICQLLRINRTSFLNIVQSNVGDGKIIMNNLFKYLKEEKNDITKESLAEVEKMISNGRLDLPLSLCFAAVNGDDILMHRLLKRGVDPNESEHNGRTALHIAASNGSEKCVHYLLDYGADPNCRDQEGNIPLWEAMQGGHDAVVKLLLEHGANIHAGDVGLYACIAVRKNDFDLLKKIVHYGVDVNLSTSISTVLSNAEFSIPIHNGGTALHVAVSEGNVKFVEYLLDQGANVDMPDMKGWTPRALAEQQGHEDIIALLQAKGGPKPQTVLQVPEELKYRVTRFTSEPNLYHRTQDDVNMSEDGSVGSRIKPRRKANHFRNSIFGVISAAQRGQIESFPSIDAKDFEKNDDLHQQHTARVTICCVQEDGRFKKVVIVLPKKLEELLDIAAKKFRFYPSKIENDNGAEIDCIEVIRDGDQIVFSK